ATGTGTCTCTGTTCTGAGAATGCTGATGCATGTTAGATGTAAACTTTCCTTCTTTGCTGCCCTGTTTCCCTCTAGCGTCTCAGCTCTCCCTGCAGTGCATCGAGTGCCACATAATCTTCAGTGATCACAAGAGCAAAGAGCGTCACCTGAAGTTGAGCCACCCAGCAGAATATGAGCAATGCATACTGAGGAATGCGCTCTTTGCCTGCTACGTTTGCGACCGCCACTTCACAAACTCCACCGAGCTCATGGCCCATCAGAAAGCCCACACAGAGAAGAAACCCTTCAAGTGTCCAATCTGTAGCCAGGCCTTCAACAAGTCGTCAGGGCTCACCCTCCATAAAAAAATTCATTTTGGCCAGGATGGTTATGCCTGCACGGACTGTGGCAAACCATGCAAAACCTTGACATTGCTGAAGTACCATCGGCGCACACACACTGGAGAGAGACCGTATGTTTGCAAGGAGTGTGGGAAGAGGTTTAGCATGTCCAAAGCGTTGCAGAAACATATGGTGTCACATTTGCCAGAGGGAGCTGAAGGAGATCGGGGCAACACCACAGGCAAAGCGCAGCTGAAGAAAAATGATGGTAAGAAAAATAgttaagctttttttaaattgtaattttcaTATGAATTTATTAAAAATTCTACCATATGTCTTTCATGTTGCAGGAAATGTGCTTTTTATGGTATACTACAGTACATCACAACTTTCTTCCTTTATTCTCTCTAGGTGCTTCTACAATCAAGTACCCCTGTCCTGTATGCAAGGCCACTTTCAAGACTACCAAAACACGGCTACATCACATGAAAACCAAGCACAATTTGTCACCTGCAGAATCCAGTAAGACCCTTCCAGCTGGGCAGCAAGTGAAACTAAGTACTCCAATCATAACTCCCATATCTATTTGCCAACCAGCATTACTACAGGTGGAGCCCAATGGACCTCTCCAAAAGGTTGATGCTGATATCGACACAGAGCAGATTCGCAGACTTATTGAATCTTTGGGAAATGTGCAGAAAGTGAACCAGGTTGTCATATTGGGGCAGGTGCCACCTCATGCCCCACCACTGGAAGTGCAGCAGATATCAGAACTTTCAGAACCAGTAACTCTGAATCCACCCCAGATAGATTTCACAGGACTGAAACAGACAGGACCAAAGACTATAGAACTGGATTTTTCAAACAACTCGTGTGATCCAATGGAACAAACAATTATACTTGAGCCTATTACGCCAGATGGACAGTTGGAAAACCCCTCGTTAGGTTCCCACATAGCAGCAGTGGAAAATATTGAGCTAACGCTTGTTCAGAGTGAACAAACAGAGAGACCTGAGGGAGAGATGGTGCATCAGATTCTTCAACAGCCTGAGATTAATGCAATTCAGGCTGTTCCCATGGATCAAATGGTTTGTCATAATGAGGGAGATGAGCTCAAACAAAACCTTGAGCAAACTGTCATATTAGAACTTACCCCCACCTTGATACCAACTGTGGAGCTGGAACAATCCCAAAATGTGCAACCAAATGAAATCCCATCCACCTTATTGGTACCAACTACTGAGCTGGAGAAGACTCCTGATCAAACTGTAGAAGGCAAGCAGGAGACCAACTTGTCAGTCCCAACATTCATGCCTACAGTTGAGCTGGAAATGACACCTTTACAAACAGAACAACAGGAGCTTCCTGCTTGCCCTTTTGTTCCATCagacacacttacacaaacTCCAAATGAATCTGAAACTAATCCCAAAGAAGGGGCAGATTCACAGATGCAAACGGTAAGTCTAGATCAGGCCCACTCAGTGACAGATAGTGCCACACCACGAGAGCCACCTGAGAAGACTGCACAAGAACCATCTGAGGAACTGCTGGTAGAATGCAAGGAGGGTCAGCAACAGGTGGAGAACTTGTCTGAAGTAGAGGACACTTTTGCTAAAGAGATGGTCTCATCACAATTAGAGACCAAGGAGGTGCCACAGATCTCAGAGTTACCAGTAAATGTAATGTCAGCCCAAGAACTGGTGAAAGTACGGAAAAGAAAGCCAGCCAAAGCATTTATCTTTCAAGGGTATATGCAAGAACTCATAGGGTCCATACAAAATGAGGATTTACTAAGTGGTGCCAAACCTGCCAAACgccaaagaacaaaaaaatctcatctTGTTGTTAAATTTGGTCCACAAAgtaaagagaggaaaaataaaaaacagaagaagcaaTCACAGCAAAGCCAGTCAACCCAGGAAGAAGCTATAAGAGGTAAAACAACAAATCTCTCAGAGAAAAAGGTGTCCTCTCAGAAGAAgggaagaaaagggaaaaaagacaagaaagcaGGGCATTCAGTATTGACAACTGACATAAAATCACCTTCACCTACCCAGGACCCACACATACCTCAAATAAAAGAGgatacaagaaaaaataaaatgaaaaagcaagaAGATGTGGCTGTGGCCATGGAGGATGTTCGGCCCATAAGTGAGAACAAGGCTGTAGGCTCACctgtatttaaaaagaaaaaacaatcaaaaataatgcaaaaaggTCAGTCCAATAATGCAAAGGATGGGAAGATGACAAGTAAAGAGCGAAAGAAAAAGGGTGCAaaaatttgtacaaaaacaagCACCACCTCAGCAGACATACCTGGCCCACATATAACACAAGATTCTCTCCTTCTGCTGAAAGGTCATAAACAGCCCCAGCTGAAAGTTTACAAGTTAGACCCTTCAAAGGCACCGGGGCAGACACAAGAGGCTTCACTTCATGATTCCCAAACGTCAAATAATCTCACAACTGAAGGtaagaaaaaaggagggagacCCAAAAAGAACCAGAAAGCTCTTTCGTTGCTGTCCTCTCTACAGATCCAACATCAACCACCTGAAACTCTGCCCATCAAGCCAAAGACCACCCGGAAACGGAAAACCTCCTCTAAAGTGGAGACTGAAGGAGTGATAACGTCCTCTCATTCCAAGCGTGCCTTAGAGTGTAAGGACTGTGGAGAGAGATTTAGTGAAGTCTCATCCCTTCAGAAGCACAAGGCGACGGTGCATATCATAGAGAGTCCTGGTCTCACTTACACCAATGGGAACATCTTTGAAGGGGTCTCCAGGTTAGATCTTAATCAGCTTCCAAAGCAGCATGATAGGGTCATTGGGGTGATGACTACTGCTACAGATTGGGATACTGAGCCTGAGATGGGGGAGATGGCATTAGAAGACAGAGACCGAAGTgtctcttttcctgctttgattcCATCTCCATCTTTACCTGTCCCACCTACCGATGTTGAAGTGAGTGGTTATGAAGACAAGGGTGGAGACAAAAGTGGAAGAGATAGTCAGTCTCTTCCCTTTCCAGATGTTCCCTCACTATCTGATCAAATGAAAAATAGTCCCAATTTCTCATCTGAATCCCCTTTAAATACCTCTACCCAGATGAAGAGTCCTGAGGCAGGAGAGCGTTTGGTGCCAGATGAGGACAAGAGAGAAGAAGGTACCCTGAAGAATCCCAGCTCAGAAACTGAAGTCCAGGCTACCACAGATGAAGACATCAAGGAGGATTTACTTCTTGAGGTAGATTTAATCACTGTTGGGGAGCAGAATGAAAGAGATGATCTAGCCTCACCTCAAGACAGCGTTTcccaaaatgaattaaatggaACCTGTAATGCTGACACTGGAAGCACTGAAACACTCATACGTCCTGATCAAGTTGAtaatgaaaaaactgaaaaaattcCAACTTCTCAGACTGTGTCATGCGCCACTCAGCAAGTAGAGAtcaaggaagaggaggaagaggtgttagtccagaagaaaaaagaaggaggCAAAGGAGCTGCAACAAGGAATGCTTCAAGGGGTAGGAGGAAAGGAACAGGACGTCTAAAGAGGGGTATGATATCAAGGAGAAATTTGGCTGCAGATGCTGTCAGAGAAACAGAATCAGAGAAAGAACAGGATGATTGTCTGGTAGTTTTTGAAAAACGTGCCAACGCCTCTGATTCAGAAATGAATGAAGGTGAGACCTGCACACAGACTTCACAGCCAGAGATCAGTCCTGAATTTGATGCCAACAAAAGTACTTCTCCCGCCACATCTCTGCCTTCCATGCACTCTACATTAGAGAAATCTCCTGAAGAGCAAGTCGTGTTTGAGCTGGAGTCTGTTACCACGAATGTTGAGGAGGTAATGAATGAAAGAGGACTGctaggaggagaggagagcaacGGGGAGACTGACCAGTCTCCAGGCATCATACTTGAGAAGTTCCTCACCTCTAGCCAAAGAGTTACAGCTGATAAGGAGCAATGCTTGATGACAGTGAGTAACAATCAAAGACAGGTGAGATACTAATTGTACTAACAAATACCATACGGTTATAATCTATTCAAGATAGGAGTccttaaaaagttattttaattcCAGGGTTTGGACTGCATTGCAGAGAATGAGGTACAGGGCTTTGGGAGCCAGGATATCAAGGTTGAGGAGAACATCTCAGATCTACCTCTGGTTGCACCCACTTGTCAAAATAGACAAAGTGCAAGTGTGCAGCCACAGCCCCACCATGACATAAGGACTGTTCTGGTGAAGGAGGAGAGCAGCCTCATGCTGAATGACACTCAGGCCACACAGGGCTGCAGACACATCCGATGGAATGTGGagcaaataaacattgaaaacaCCGCCAGTCCATGTAAGCACTAGTGTGTACTGTTGCTAAATTTTAAAGTAATACCTCAGCGTTTCCAGAAGGGGATTATTTTAGctcagcataaagactggaagcagtgggaaacaactagcctggtTCAAcccaaatgtaaaaaaatatgccCAGCTACACCTCCAAAGCTCAGTCATTAAAATGCCTTTTGTCTATATCCATGCACAAACTgaatatgtaaaaatgacaacttGCGGTTTTAAGGGGAGTTACATGCTTCAGAGTATTTCTTGACGAACAACAACCAGGCACAGTGACTTCTTCAGACTCTTGTGGTTATGGTGTGGTTGCCAGGCAACTGGCAGATATGCTGCATAGAGGTACTGGCCAGATGGATAAACTGTTTGACAAGAAATTATTGCACAACATAACTCCctttaaaaccacaatttgacatgtttactgagATGCATCATGTTAAtaagtgagttttagaggtgctgctAGATTAATTTTTGAAGCTCGGAGGCAGCCAGGCTAGCTGCCTCTAgtctttacgctaagctaagctaatgacTTCCTGGCTCTGGCTCCATAACCCatagacatgagagtgatatcccaaaatgttgaactattcctttaatccACTGTAGATTATAGAATAGATACAATCAACAGAATTATGCAGTTTAAATCCCTCATTTAAGTGGTTTGGTTTCTGAACAGATTATTTATATTATCTAGCAGAATGGTAATGATTAATAGGCTTTCTGTGTGCACCCTGTTGACCGTCTGTAAGGCTTCTTGGGGCTTAAGTTGTCAGAGATGGATGAAtaatgtttttggtgttttgcttTCAGTAATGGAGATTGGGGAGACATGTCGTGTCACCCCTGACTTCAACGCCAACCAGTGTATCTTCTACCcagtgaaggaggaagagagggaggttCTGCTGGGAGCTGCTCAAACTAACAATAGAAGTTTAACCACAGAGGCATCCATTGATGCCCAACAGACAGAAGATCAAACAGCGGATTGTAATTTACGTGAGTTCTTGTCGTTTTCAGTTGTTTCCCAGCGTACCAAAGATTATAGGAAGACCGTTTTTTCACTGTTGAGTCTGTTAACAACAGATGAAGGGAACCATGCCGCACAAGACTACCAGGATACGAGAGTGAGAGGACTAATGCCAGAATCAGCTGATGACTTTGCAGACGGAGAAGGTGTGTTAGAGTGACCAATACTTTAACTACTTTATTAAAGgagccctgtggagttttctttaAACTGACTATTAACATTGTGTTGCTTTCCTGTGTTTGTCCTTGAGttctaacaaatgtgttgaatgcatttccttccttaTGAAGCATTTGCAAAGGtgatttttaagttttttaaatcctgcattgtttacaccCATGTTTGTGGTCTAGCAGTTTCCTTCTTCCCTGCATTTGCTGTGacattgctgcatttcttggcACATCAGTaccacctgtagatcagtggaatagtgtgaaagAATTGGCAGTAATGTGTACTGTGTCGCCCACATGTTCGtccacatgcatgtgtgtcctcATGCGTGTGCAGAAGAACAAATGCAACCTTACAGGGACCCTTTTGTAGAAACATTGTTTGATTCCACTTCTACTGGTAAAATAACACTCCACTGCGTAACTAAAAGCtatttatcaaaattgttgaatATAGATGACTATATTATAATTGATCTTTCAGCTGAAGCAGACGCTGAGTGGCAGCATCCACCAGACCTGCAGAGCTTTCTTCTCCACAGTTCTGATGAGGAGGACGTGGGAAGTTTTGAACTGTCTAATCCTCACATTGACTCAGAAGCAGAAGCAATGGCCTATTTCTACAAGAACCAAACCAACAGCTCACAACCACCAGATGAAACATCACAAAAGTAAAGTGCATCTTCATTTCCTCACCGTAAACtactaaaagaaaaaattaaaacattaaaaactgttttgtagTATTTGATTAGAATTCAATAATACTGGATATATGTATAAATCTCAATgaattgatattttttcatGCACTGCATGTTACAAGatgaaaaaagtttaataatgcattaataatacagtttatttacatGCTGTGCAGACAAGCAACATTCAGCCTCACCCAACTTTGTCTTAATTTGTAGTCAATCCCTTAAAGtttctgaaatgttaaatggtATCCAGAATTACAGAAGTGCGCAAGAAATGCAGTTAAGCATTGCATGCTGGTGGGTTTGAGTTTAAATAATACTCACATTGAAAGATTCACATACCTTCAATCTACTGCCATACTGTAcgaaaataacagtttttgtAACTTTAAAGGTTCTTAAATAGGATGTTTAATGGAAAAGTCTGGATTATAAGGAATGATATATGACAAACACTTTATTAAAAGTTAGTGCCCATGTAAACCTACTTCACAGTCATTGCTGACATGttcattgttttactttttgcagcactgactgatgtttttttttttttttttacttattctttAGTTTGCCAACTTCATCCAGCCAGCTCCAAGCACCAAGACTGGAAAACGAGATCAAAGAGCCCATTGATTACTTTTCCAAGTATTTTGGTTGGGATACCTGGATGGAAATCGCCCACTGCACAGACAAAATGTCCCACATGCCTAACCCTGTCACAGCCAGAGAGGTGGCGCAGTTTGTCGGGATCCACATTGCAATGGGAACTTTGAaggtttgtgtttctgtgtaatCCATTTCTTGTTTACTTGGCTCTGTTGCAAAACCactaatgttttcatttatttggcCTCTTTCTCTCAGTTTCCCTGTCCCAAGCTTTACTGGGAGGACTTTACTAAGGTGCCCTTGATTGCTGAAGCCATGCCACTTTCCCGGTTCCTTGAGCTGTCAGGCGTGTTGAAACTAGCTTCTCCTGCAAAGACTCCAGTCGACAGTAACATTGGGGAAGAAAGAAATGATAGTGACTATCAAAATGTACATCGAGGTAAAACTCTCTCAAGCAGGCAAAGTGAAATTTCTCAGCATGGTGACAGGCAGTGCCAAGGGAATACACCGAATGTCCCGAACAGTTCAAAAACACAGATGGATCCCCTGTGGAAGGTTCAGCCATTATTGTGCCGTTTCCTTGAAGGCTGCCAGTCGTTAAGACGAGAGGGTGATTCTGCAGTTGATCAGTATTCACTTCCTTTGACTGGCAAGATGCACAATAACAAGCTGTCTCTCTACTGTACTACATTAATTGGATTTGGGGGTTTGCTCTTACATGTGGATCTTAAACTGGATCTCTCAGACAAAGAAGATGCTGTGGAAAAAATGGTTCCAAAAGGCAGTATGGTGTTTCTTTGCAAGCAGGAACTCTCCACCCCTGCGATGCTCGAACGCCTGTTAGTCGCTGGGATTCATGGTGCAGGCAGGgtgggaggagaaagaggacagATCGGGGATGAGTTTGTAAGCTCAAATGGGAAGCTGATGTTACGCAGATCACACTGTGGCTTTATACTTTCTACTGCTGGAAATGGTCAGAGAAACATGGCCTCACTCATTGACAACTTTGAGAAGGCCCAGATGTCGGCTCGTCTCAACAGAGATTTGCAAAACCTCTACTCTATCCCTCTCACTGCCTCAGCTCCAACTTGCTGGCCTCAGGCAGTGCTCTGGTACCTCACAGATCTGGCTTTGGTCAACTCTTGGCTCCTGTACAGACAGGATCACAGGGCAGCATCTGCACCTTTGACGCTCATGGCCTTCAGATTGGAGGTGTCCAAGGCTTTGATCCTCTCCAGCAGCTCAGACACCCAGGACTCAGTTCCCCCTCAACCCCCCACAGAGAAAGCTCATGCAACATATGAAACCCCCAATCCCAGCCTATTAGAGGAAAGTCCTCTGCCAGATGCAGCCACACGGTACGATGGTTTGGGCCACTGGCCTGAGCAGCTCGGGGAGGGAGAAGGTGGTAGGTGTCGCTTTGGGGACTGTCAGAGAACATCTCGAGTGCTATGCCTTAAGTGCTGTGTCTTTCTTTGCATCTCACGCAACCAcaactgctttttaaatttccatAATCAAGGAAGTTTGGGAAAACAATAACATTCACAACAGATTTGACCCCTTATTGTTAACGTCTTGCTTTCTGATTCGGAATGTAACTGTGCTTTTGGTGATGAATCTAAATGTAAACCCAGCTAATCAAAAAGTAGTATCATCTCTGTCCTTACAACTTTTCCATGATGCCTTTCACTGGCAGTGTCACACTTTTGTAGGATAATTATGCtgcagtataaaaaaaacaattgcatTGTGATGTGGCTTGTGATGTCATTGAGCAGGTGTAAAAACGAATTTGCCTTCAGAAGGAAATGTGAAAAGAGTCATAGCCATACACTTtgtgctgcaaaaaaaaagtgaaaattattatttttacattgcagccaccatgatgtttttttattttttattttagcctGACCTAGTTCACATTCCATGAGGAGCTTGTTTTTGGCTCTAtgaatttaaacattatttatttcaatttcagaaaacaataaaagacagGTTTAAAATTGTATGTGTTCATTCTTTAAAGACTTCTGACaatgtttgcaaatgtttctttttgacagtttgacttgtcatagtagtgaaagcacaggtgttaccaattacattaacaatggcCCAGCTCTATTCAAGTTCCCAGTAAGCCAGGACAGTGAGCCAGCTttcacaataccaggaccctgaaactgaagcagataAATCAAATCCAGCCATCatgaattttattatttaacctctgcttttcctactgtgacatgtcaaaatatcttcTGTGAAAATGGCCTAGATGGACTgaatatggaaaaaatattcataGATGATGAGTATTGATAGATGATagttcatgaacacttattccCCTTTGGTTTGATAATTGTGTGCTTCATTGCTTTTCACTATTAAAACTACATCAGTTATAAATAAGGATagataaatatacatatttatatatacattgCAGTgttacagaacagaaaaaacagagttACAAGCAGAGCTATACTCGGCTGTAGCAATTGTAATATGTATTAAATATACACTATAACATGACTGTACCTAGTGATTTgctttacatacagtaagtgcAAACCAAGTGCACAATGTTGTGTGCTGTACATGTCAAGGCGCTGGATTGTGCTTTcatatgttaaaatgtaattaactgACTACAACAGTCATATTAGGTATGTTATAATACAGTGATATGAGCTGACAAATACTGCAGAGGAGTAGAGAGCATATGAACAACAGGTGGTAtcaaaaatgaaagacaaacgagattttgaaaaaaaaaaacaacttacaaTTTAAATTTTGTTGGGTCACCATTTTATACCAGGGTATGCTAGCTTGTCTTGTTTGGTATACAGTCGAAGATGTAATATAAAGGAGTGCATGAGACTGTGTGGGAGGAGAGTAACAAAACAATTACAGTACAAGTTATTGAAAATTACAATTTCTTTTCAATACAGTTGTTTTGGGTCACGTGACGGGATCAACTATAGAACCGGACTGAATAGAAAAGCAGCATAATTCAAATCCTTGTTCACGTAAACGCGCGCACGTCCTGTTTTATCCTATTTTGTCAGTTAATTAGTGCAGTGTATCATAAGTATGgtaacattttgaaaacatcTGTGATAATGATGCCAGTTTAGTTGAAGTGATTCTTttccatgaaaaaaagaaaaaaaaaaaaaagattcgTGTTTTACTGCGATGAAAAGTGCTGCTCTGTATCAACGACGGAGCGACTTTGCTgactgattttttaaatatatttgagtGTTTTGCCTATGCATGAATCAACAACAGCACTGGGTACTCTACGGCAGCCATCTTAGTTGTACCAACGGCTGTCACTACCAGATCTACACACTGTACGTCTGTGAGGTCAACTCTCTCAGTCAAACTACACTCAAACAGCGGCTAGAGGTAACGTAAACGTCTACTCAGTTTCACATTTCTTATTTAAACACTTTACTTTAGGTGTAGATATTGACGCACATTCATATCAGATGTATGCAAGCGCcaaacaatgatataaaacttGATATGTGAAAAGTCTTAGATTCTCTTTGAATGGCAGCCAGTGTTTTTAGCGCTAACGAGCTACCCGTAGCTAGCTGGCGAGCGTTAGCCCGCTCGATTTACTGCTGCTTTATTACGATTAATGGTAGCTTAAGTGCACAGCCATGGGCATAAGGctgttactttttttctttttgcaaacGATTCCAGTTTAACAGCAAGAACGCATTTTATTAGGCAAACTGAAAGCTGGATGCCCGCAAGCCTACATTGAGCTAGTTAGGCTAAGCTAGCGGCCTCAAAAAGCAGTATAACGCGAAGCAAGATGAGCTGAAACTTGAGTGGTTCCGGTGGGGAAGCTGAACAAATAGTTGAACAACCCATAGATTAAACACTGTATGGTTCGTGTGAATAATATTATGTGATTTGCTTCACTTCAGTCAGTAGAGCAGATTatttgtatgttgtttgttaAACATAACTGATTCTTACGGTATCGGTGATATCTGTGGTATCATAACAGTGTTATAACGTACTCCAGCTGTTATCCCTCGTGGTATGTaatctttctttcatttctgaccttttttctgtcttgcacTTTAATTGAATCCAGGAAAATTGTTGTGAGTGCCTGTTTAGACCACCCACTATCCCAGGATGGACTCTGAGATTTTGAACATAGAGGAGATCGTGTTAGGACGGGGACTGCCAGATCCACCTCCAGAAGCTCCCCCTGAAAAGCCAGCCGAACCATATAAACCTATCACTTTGAATGGACCTCCTGCACCCTCCGTTCAACCCTGTAAGTAGCACAGTAGTCACTTGCaactaaaaattattttcattattgcgtaatctgtcaattatttccttgtttaattgatttgttgtttggtccataaaaggtcagaaaatggtgaaaaatgttgaccaCTGTTTTCCAGAGCCTAAGTTAACGTCttaagtttagttttagttttagtttttatttctgtgtcatgccAAACACACACCCATCCCACATGGGATTACAAGACACcactattttacaaaacatacatCGACCGGTAATGCATATACAAAGCATATATAGAGACAAGtggaagaagaaacacacataaaaaaatgaaaacaaaagtctcAAATGGACTGTTCACAGAAAAGACATTAAACATATCTATAAATGTTCTCGATAAAgggctttttttcccttctcccAGACTTTTTCTAAGTTAACTGGCTAATATGTGAACAGCTTCATATGTGAACAGCCAACTCAGTCTTTTTGCGTCATCCATAATTACAAAACCgatatgtgtttttatctcactAAACAAAGCATTGCACAGTTCCCAATAAAAAggacagtagaaaacaaaattgAACTCATTTTCTATATCATTTACACAGCACATTGGATAAATCTGCCTTTCTTCTCCTACATTAACATACTGTCCAGTTCCAACAGTCAATAGCAGATCTCAGCTGGGCACATTGAGATGTTTGCTTTTTAGACAAATTATATACAACATAGTTCTCAGTACCATATTCAGTCTTTATCATCGTAAATGTATATGGATTTAGTCCATATATCATCAGcctcttcaaatgtcttgttttgtccacaaccaaAAGATTATCAATTTACTGTCATCGAAGACTAAAGACTGGAATCAATATTCAAGagcttttattgtcacatgcacagcaacacagcagttGGCAGCCTTGAAGGCAGTGACATTTGGCTTCTTTGAGCTCTAGTTCCAATTAGATTAtggaaataaatattaaaaattgtaaaaaaaaaaaaaaaaaaaagaagagaggaaaggtatgagagagagatgaaacatatatgtacatatatacaaatatacattatattgcacattgtatatttgtattttatttttatttttttgtctctctcttatctttctcttgcctttctccttttcagagaatttagacttttttttttttttactttaaaatgactcaaaacgattgaTTATCACAAggtggcaattaatttaatagtttgcAACTAATCAATGTATCATTGAAGCTCTATTGGTGACAGCAACTCAAAAACTTGCCTTTCTTTCTCCTGTCCTCCCAGACCAGCATGAAAAtcttcagtgtttccagtgcTTCATCACATTTTGCAGTGCCAAAGCCAAGGAAAGGCACATGAAGAAGAGCCATCGGGAAGAGTAtaagcagcagcttcagcagGTAAGCTTTCTCTAGAACCATATGATTTTatcatctctctccttcttgcTCTGTCTTATCTTTCACTCCCCTTTTTAATTTGCTATGCTTGACAATATGCAAGTAGTTACATAAGCATGTTTCCTGTATATTGCTGTAACATTAATGGCATTCCAAAGTAAGAAACTGAGCCAGTTATTATCACAAACAGCCCAAATGACCTGCTATTTGTATGTACTTGGTATAGCTTGTGTATCTgtaggtttttttgtttttgttttttttgtaaattcatagttGGTATTTGCCTATTGAGTACACTCAAGAGAATGCAGATTATACATGTAGTATCAACATTTGGCGCCATATTACTGTGTTTCGTTTTCAataacacaaagacaaactccTACTCATCAATTATCTTTAGTGAAGAAAGTCACAAAGTGAATGAACTTGcacacatttcttcttcttgaaTTGCTTTAACTTTGATTCTTCTTTAATGTATTCACAGGGAAACACATTGTTCACATGCTATGTGTGCGACCGCACATTTCTGTCATCCGAGGAACTGACACAACACCAGCCAACACACAGCAAGGATGACAAGCCCTTTAAATGTGTCCACTGCAAGGAGAGCTTTAAAACATTCTCTGAAGTGAGTAAAACTGTTAGAATAAATGCTGAT
The sequence above is drawn from the Thunnus maccoyii chromosome 10, fThuMac1.1, whole genome shotgun sequence genome and encodes:
- the LOC121905269 gene encoding uncharacterized protein LOC121905269; protein product: MQNPTQMNSGPNPVTTATTEQPLDSETDGAQPALSEPDAQKDGCKSTALVENQTVITSHGNEQTSDTPASVAVTQTAVNKSAVQSLAKPSGNTREMETDSGSKPNAPTEPASDTNTNPGCEVQEAKKQDKVVRDGRKYVPSKKAMIDPLKMDMSKPLVIPLTSSQLSLQCIECHIIFSDHKSKERHLKLSHPAEYEQCILRNALFACYVCDRHFTNSTELMAHQKAHTEKKPFKCPICSQAFNKSSGLTLHKKIHFGQDGYACTDCGKPCKTLTLLKYHRRTHTGERPYVCKECGKRFSMSKALQKHMVSHLPEGAEGDRGNTTGKAQLKKNDGASTIKYPCPVCKATFKTTKTRLHHMKTKHNLSPAESSKTLPAGQQVKLSTPIITPISICQPALLQVEPNGPLQKVDADIDTEQIRRLIESLGNVQKVNQVVILGQVPPHAPPLEVQQISELSEPVTLNPPQIDFTGLKQTGPKTIELDFSNNSCDPMEQTIILEPITPDGQLENPSLGSHIAAVENIELTLVQSEQTERPEGEMVHQILQQPEINAIQAVPMDQMVCHNEGDELKQNLEQTVILELTPTLIPTVELEQSQNVQPNEIPSTLLVPTTELEKTPDQTVEGKQETNLSVPTFMPTVELEMTPLQTEQQELPACPFVPSDTLTQTPNESETNPKEGADSQMQTVSLDQAHSVTDSATPREPPEKTAQEPSEELLVECKEGQQQVENLSEVEDTFAKEMVSSQLETKEVPQISELPVNVMSAQELVKVRKRKPAKAFIFQGYMQELIGSIQNEDLLSGAKPAKRQRTKKSHLVVKFGPQSKERKNKKQKKQSQQSQSTQEEAIRGKTTNLSEKKVSSQKKGRKGKKDKKAGHSVLTTDIKSPSPTQDPHIPQIKEDTRKNKMKKQEDVAVAMEDVRPISENKAVGSPVFKKKKQSKIMQKGQSNNAKDGKMTSKERKKKGAKICTKTSTTSADIPGPHITQDSLLLLKGHKQPQLKVYKLDPSKAPGQTQEASLHDSQTSNNLTTEGKKKGGRPKKNQKALSLLSSLQIQHQPPETLPIKPKTTRKRKTSSKVETEGVITSSHSKRALECKDCGERFSEVSSLQKHKATVHIIESPGLTYTNGNIFEGVSRLDLNQLPKQHDRVIGVMTTATDWDTEPEMGEMALEDRDRSVSFPALIPSPSLPVPPTDVEVSGYEDKGGDKSGRDSQSLPFPDVPSLSDQMKNSPNFSSESPLNTSTQMKSPEAGERLVPDEDKREEGTLKNPSSETEVQATTDEDIKEDLLLEVDLITVGEQNERDDLASPQDSVSQNELNGTCNADTGSTETLIRPDQVDNEKTEKIPTSQTVSCATQQVEIKEEEEEVLVQKKKEGGKGAATRNASRGRRKGTGRLKRGMISRRNLAADAVRETESEKEQDDCLVVFEKRANASDSEMNEGETCTQTSQPEISPEFDANKSTSPATSLPSMHSTLEKSPEEQVVFELESVTTNVEEVMNERGLLGGEESNGETDQSPGIILEKFLTSSQRVTADKEQCLMTVSNNQRQGLDCIAENEVQGFGSQDIKVEENISDLPLVAPTCQNRQSASVQPQPHHDIRTVLVKEESSLMLNDTQATQGCRHIRWNVEQINIENTASPLMEIGETCRVTPDFNANQCIFYPVKEEEREVLLGAAQTNNRSLTTEASIDAQQTEDQTADCNLHEGNHAAQDYQDTRVRGLMPESADDFADGEAEADAEWQHPPDLQSFLLHSSDEEDVGSFELSNPHIDSEAEAMAYFYKNQTNSSQPPDETSQNLPTSSSQLQAPRLENEIKEPIDYFSKYFGWDTWMEIAHCTDKMSHMPNPVTAREVAQFVGIHIAMGTLKFPCPKLYWEDFTKVPLIAEAMPLSRFLELSGVLKLASPAKTPVDSNIGEERNDSDYQNVHRGKTLSSRQSEISQHGDRQCQGNTPNVPNSSKTQMDPLWKVQPLLCRFLEGCQSLRREGDSAVDQYSLPLTGKMHNNKLSLYCTTLIGFGGLLLHVDLKLDLSDKEDAVEKMVPKGSMVFLCKQELSTPAMLERLLVAGIHGAGRVGGERGQIGDEFVSSNGKLMLRRSHCGFILSTAGNGQRNMASLIDNFEKAQMSARLNRDLQNLYSIPLTASAPTCWPQAVLWYLTDLALVNSWLLYRQDHRAASAPLTLMAFRLEVSKALILSSSSDTQDSVPPQPPTEKAHATYETPNPSLLEESPLPDAATRYDGLGHWPEQLGEGEGGRCRFGDCQRTSRVLCLKCCVFLCISRNHNCFLNFHNQGSLGKQ